Proteins co-encoded in one Medicago truncatula cultivar Jemalong A17 chromosome 8, MtrunA17r5.0-ANR, whole genome shotgun sequence genomic window:
- the LOC11406554 gene encoding probable ADP-ribosylation factor GTPase-activating protein AGD14 isoform X2, producing the protein MTSRLKEDQKNERTIRGLLKLTPNRRCINCNSMGPQYVCTNFWTFVCTNCSGIHREFTHRVKSISMAKFTAQEVSALQEGGNQRAKEIFFKEWDAQTHSLPDSGNVDRLRDFIKRVYVDRRFTGDRSYDKPPRVKGDKDDSYDTRKMESYQGGPKSPPYEDTYEHRYSDRSSSGGRSPGYDQERHYADHKRSPGRPPIINDWRREDRFGDGRKFEDNRITDGGNKMESQSPERAKDLGSSSPPPVVRPVREILGENVVPLRISEPPKANSGQAANGSTLTQRTAASSSSASNNGTSSEVKLETIRSLIDFDDVPEPPIAPVIPQATQTTVAQIVNPTNSGDNNWASFDVAPEVKVSQGLSNVNPLESMLSQLSVPSSLPDQVSGAQGPLAGSALTATAGAPTVNSFATFPSSFASLASSGLTMESPFNNALPWPNLQYQQQQPLFTSAVGQPTIQQSTPPVGGALNNQGHPSTLVPHFSKVVNGEKSNFASQTSTVDTKPSGRNELPEDLFTIKYSSSPAPVPGWQMGAPPGMGVSVQYNNVMSMPSFPQPSQSTNPFDVINEPTPVQAPTFPSMSSLQGALPTVAPSAAVNPSNMGNQSLSWNPPSSLSYAPTLPPQAHIHASAMGPRAYMGQQLPTNVPMPRHQGIGTFGNEGAAFGFSNIDQQLNGRSSASATLNPFPAGGNPFG; encoded by the exons ATGACAAGTCGACTAAAAGAAGATCAGAAAAATGAACGAACTATTCGAGGTCTTCTCAAACTTACACCGAATCGAAGATGCATTAACTGCAACAGCATG GGACCACAATATGTATGCACAAATTTCTGGACGTTTGTTTGCACAAACTGCAGTGGAATACA CCGGGAATTTACTCATCGAGTAAAATCAATCTCCATGGCTAAATTTACTGCACAAGAAGTTAGTGCACTTCAAGAAGGAGGAAATCAG CGtgcaaaagaaatatttttcaaagaatGGGATGCGCAGACTCATTCTTTACCTGATAGCGG TAATGTTGACAGGCTTCGGGACTTTATCAAGCGTGTTTATGTGGATAGGAGATTCACTGGCGACAGGTCCTATGACAAACCTCCAAGAGTAAAG GGCGACAAGGATGATTCCTATGACACCAGGAAGATGGAGTCGTATCAGGGAGGACCAAAAAGCCCTCCTTATGAGGATACATATGAACACCGTTACAGTGATAGGTCTAGTTCAGGTGGAAGAAGTCCTGGATATGATCAAGAAAGACATTATGCCGATCATAAGAGAAGCCCTGGCCGCCCTCCAATAATCAATGACTGGCGCCGTGAAGATAGATTTGGAGATGGACGGAAATTCGAAGATAATCGTATAACTGATGGAGGTAATAAGATGGAAAGCCAATCTCCGGAACGAGCCAAAGACCTGGGTTCTTCGAGCCCACCACCTGTTGTCCGGCCTGTTAGAGAAATTTTGGGAGAAAATGTAGTACCTCTGCGAATTAGTGAACCTCCCAAAGCAAACAGTGGACAGGCTGCTAATGGCTCAACACTCACACAG AGAACGGCAGCTTCCAGTAGCTCGGCATCCAATAATGGAACCTCATCAGAAGTTAAGCTGGAGACTATCAGGAGCcttattgattttgatgatgttccTGAACCACCTATTGCTCCAGTAATTCCTCAAGCCACACAAACTACTGTGGCTCAAATTGTGAACCCAACAAATTCTGGTGATAACAATTGGGCCTCCTTTGATGTTGCACCTGAGGTAAAAGTTTCTCAGGGCCTTTCAAATGTAAATCCACTCGAATCGATGCTGTCCCAGTTGTCAGTTCCATCATCTTTACCCGACCAAGTTTCTGGAGCCCAAG GGCCTTTGGCGGGATCAGCTCTTACTGCTACTGCCGGAGCTCCAACTGTGAACAGCTTCGCAACATTCCCATCCAGTTTTGCTTCATTAGCATCTTCTGGATTGACAATGGAATCGCCTTTCAATAATGCACTTCCATGGCCTAATTTGCAGTATCAGCAACAACAACCGTTGTTCACATCTGCTGTTGGTCAGCCTACTATTCAACAATCTACACCACCAGTAGGTGGAGCTTTGAATAACCAG GGGCATCCAAGCACGCTAGTGCCTCATTTCTCAAAGGTTGTCAATGGGGAAAAATCTAATTTTGCGTCACAAACTTCTACTGTAGACACAAAACCAAGTGGAAGAAATGAACTTCCTGAG GATCTATTCACTATAAAATATTCATCCTCCCCTGCTCCAGTCCCAGGCTGGCAAATGGGTGCACCGCCTGGCATGGGTGTCTCAGTTCAATATAATAATGTGATG TCCATGCCGAGTTTCCCACAACCATCACAATCTACAAATCCATTTGATGTGATCAACGAACCAACACCAGTTCAAGCCCCAACC TTTCCTTCTATGTCATCTTTGCAAGGTGCTCTGCCTACTGTAGCGCCTTCAGCTGCAGTAAACCCTTCAAACATGGGTAATCAATCTCTTTCCTGGAATCCACCCTCCTCGTTATCATATGCACCAACGCTCCCTCCACAAGCACATATTCATGCCTCAGCAATGGGACCAA GGGCGTACATGGGGCAACAACTTCCCACTAATGTGCCAATGCCAAG GCATCAAGGAATTGGGACTTTTGGTAATGAGGGAGCTGCTTTTGGCTTCTCTAATATAGATCAGCAACTGAATGGTAGGTCGTCGGCCTCTGCTACTTTAAACCCCTTCCCTGCAGGAGGTAATCCATTCGGATGA
- the LOC11406554 gene encoding probable ADP-ribosylation factor GTPase-activating protein AGD14 isoform X1 has product MTSRLKEDQKNERTIRGLLKLTPNRRCINCNSMGPQYVCTNFWTFVCTNCSGIHREFTHRVKSISMAKFTAQEVSALQEGGNQRAKEIFFKEWDAQTHSLPDSGNVDRLRDFIKRVYVDRRFTGDRSYDKPPRVKGDKDDSYDTRKMESYQGGPKSPPYEDTYEHRYSDRSSSGGRSPGYDQERHYADHKRSPGRPPIINDWRREDRFGDGRKFEDNRITDGGNKMESQSPERAKDLGSSSPPPVVRPVREILGENVVPLRISEPPKANSGQAANGSTLTQRTAASSSSASNNGTSSEVKLETIRSLIDFDDVPEPPIAPVIPQATQTTVAQIVNPTNSGDNNWASFDVAPEVKVSQGLSNVNPLESMLSQLSVPSSLPDQVSGAQGGPLAGSALTATAGAPTVNSFATFPSSFASLASSGLTMESPFNNALPWPNLQYQQQQPLFTSAVGQPTIQQSTPPVGGALNNQGHPSTLVPHFSKVVNGEKSNFASQTSTVDTKPSGRNELPEDLFTIKYSSSPAPVPGWQMGAPPGMGVSVQYNNVMSMPSFPQPSQSTNPFDVINEPTPVQAPTFPSMSSLQGALPTVAPSAAVNPSNMGNQSLSWNPPSSLSYAPTLPPQAHIHASAMGPRAYMGQQLPTNVPMPRHQGIGTFGNEGAAFGFSNIDQQLNGRSSASATLNPFPAGGNPFG; this is encoded by the exons ATGACAAGTCGACTAAAAGAAGATCAGAAAAATGAACGAACTATTCGAGGTCTTCTCAAACTTACACCGAATCGAAGATGCATTAACTGCAACAGCATG GGACCACAATATGTATGCACAAATTTCTGGACGTTTGTTTGCACAAACTGCAGTGGAATACA CCGGGAATTTACTCATCGAGTAAAATCAATCTCCATGGCTAAATTTACTGCACAAGAAGTTAGTGCACTTCAAGAAGGAGGAAATCAG CGtgcaaaagaaatatttttcaaagaatGGGATGCGCAGACTCATTCTTTACCTGATAGCGG TAATGTTGACAGGCTTCGGGACTTTATCAAGCGTGTTTATGTGGATAGGAGATTCACTGGCGACAGGTCCTATGACAAACCTCCAAGAGTAAAG GGCGACAAGGATGATTCCTATGACACCAGGAAGATGGAGTCGTATCAGGGAGGACCAAAAAGCCCTCCTTATGAGGATACATATGAACACCGTTACAGTGATAGGTCTAGTTCAGGTGGAAGAAGTCCTGGATATGATCAAGAAAGACATTATGCCGATCATAAGAGAAGCCCTGGCCGCCCTCCAATAATCAATGACTGGCGCCGTGAAGATAGATTTGGAGATGGACGGAAATTCGAAGATAATCGTATAACTGATGGAGGTAATAAGATGGAAAGCCAATCTCCGGAACGAGCCAAAGACCTGGGTTCTTCGAGCCCACCACCTGTTGTCCGGCCTGTTAGAGAAATTTTGGGAGAAAATGTAGTACCTCTGCGAATTAGTGAACCTCCCAAAGCAAACAGTGGACAGGCTGCTAATGGCTCAACACTCACACAG AGAACGGCAGCTTCCAGTAGCTCGGCATCCAATAATGGAACCTCATCAGAAGTTAAGCTGGAGACTATCAGGAGCcttattgattttgatgatgttccTGAACCACCTATTGCTCCAGTAATTCCTCAAGCCACACAAACTACTGTGGCTCAAATTGTGAACCCAACAAATTCTGGTGATAACAATTGGGCCTCCTTTGATGTTGCACCTGAGGTAAAAGTTTCTCAGGGCCTTTCAAATGTAAATCCACTCGAATCGATGCTGTCCCAGTTGTCAGTTCCATCATCTTTACCCGACCAAGTTTCTGGAGCCCAAGGTG GGCCTTTGGCGGGATCAGCTCTTACTGCTACTGCCGGAGCTCCAACTGTGAACAGCTTCGCAACATTCCCATCCAGTTTTGCTTCATTAGCATCTTCTGGATTGACAATGGAATCGCCTTTCAATAATGCACTTCCATGGCCTAATTTGCAGTATCAGCAACAACAACCGTTGTTCACATCTGCTGTTGGTCAGCCTACTATTCAACAATCTACACCACCAGTAGGTGGAGCTTTGAATAACCAG GGGCATCCAAGCACGCTAGTGCCTCATTTCTCAAAGGTTGTCAATGGGGAAAAATCTAATTTTGCGTCACAAACTTCTACTGTAGACACAAAACCAAGTGGAAGAAATGAACTTCCTGAG GATCTATTCACTATAAAATATTCATCCTCCCCTGCTCCAGTCCCAGGCTGGCAAATGGGTGCACCGCCTGGCATGGGTGTCTCAGTTCAATATAATAATGTGATG TCCATGCCGAGTTTCCCACAACCATCACAATCTACAAATCCATTTGATGTGATCAACGAACCAACACCAGTTCAAGCCCCAACC TTTCCTTCTATGTCATCTTTGCAAGGTGCTCTGCCTACTGTAGCGCCTTCAGCTGCAGTAAACCCTTCAAACATGGGTAATCAATCTCTTTCCTGGAATCCACCCTCCTCGTTATCATATGCACCAACGCTCCCTCCACAAGCACATATTCATGCCTCAGCAATGGGACCAA GGGCGTACATGGGGCAACAACTTCCCACTAATGTGCCAATGCCAAG GCATCAAGGAATTGGGACTTTTGGTAATGAGGGAGCTGCTTTTGGCTTCTCTAATATAGATCAGCAACTGAATGGTAGGTCGTCGGCCTCTGCTACTTTAAACCCCTTCCCTGCAGGAGGTAATCCATTCGGATGA
- the LOC11410120 gene encoding protein SODIUM POTASSIUM ROOT DEFECTIVE 2, with the protein MGKLGKMLDNFCLSSGSNSCFCLNSINFDDEFESKPLIASDRDDQKLLLKDVVAGKQTLAFQLKPKMVILRVSMHCHGCARKVEKHISKLEGVSSYKVDLDTKMVAVIGDILPLEVLQSVSKVKNAQFWNST; encoded by the exons ATGGGGAAACTTGGTAAAATGTTGGACAATTTCTGTCTTTCTTCTGGTTCAAACTCATGCTTCTGTCTAAATTCCATAAATTTTGATGATGAGTTTGAGAGTAAGCCCTTGATTGCAAGTGACAGAGATGATCAAAAACTACTATTGAAAGATGTTGTTGCTGGAAAGCAAACATTGGCTTTTCAATTGAAACCTAAG ATGGTAATATTGAGGGTTTCCATGCATTGCCATGGCTGTGCAAGAAAAGTTGAGAAACATATATCAAAGCTTGAAG GAGTGAGCTCATATAAGGTAGATCTAGACACCAAAATGGTTGCTGTCATTGGCGATATTCTTCCGTTGGAAGTGTTGCAAAGTGTATCCAAAGTTAAAAATGCACAGTTTTGGAATTCCacttaa